A part of Bacillota bacterium genomic DNA contains:
- a CDS encoding fused MFS/spermidine synthase, which produces MAKLHTKSKSSRPKPSIKEIAVRQAADKQKTATARARKTAVFAFAFSGMAALIYEVIWTRELSLIFGSTVYAVSMMLTAFMSGLSLGAFAGGRWADKSKNLFALFGKLELGIAIFGLLTIPLIQVLPTLYFFVYNTTRPGFFLFFFFQLLLSFLIMLIPTTFMGATFPVVAKINTASIEELGNDVGNVYSINTVGSIIGSLGSGFLLIPLIGIKGTTFVAAGLNLFVSLTMIIVSKSSVARRSFMAGAAILVIVGTSAAAIHQPAITHNFYRIADYQTYDEYKEYMKNINTLFFADDIHGRVSVFEVPGGERSLVNDGKIEGSNTQYDRQVTSLLALIPIMSTRGAKSVLVIGLGTGLTAHAALSEPGVRVDIVEINRSVLQASRYFVGDSVEKNRRVQLFFNDARNYLFVTDKKYDVITSEPSYPVSTHVSHLFTKEFFELAAKRLNNGGVYCQWIPRYIMKNEDMLMMFKTFSSVFPQTYVWGANYGANEAQDVMLVGVNGDRNLNVKEIERAVREASQSRLSFDQLQFSFFADPSAVRKLVCGTLPSGKPIPINTDDRPILEFVAPRNHIEFFDQGANGFF; this is translated from the coding sequence TTGGCAAAGTTACATACGAAAAGCAAATCATCAAGACCAAAGCCCTCCATTAAAGAAATAGCAGTCAGGCAAGCTGCTGATAAACAAAAAACAGCAACCGCCCGTGCCCGTAAAACAGCGGTATTTGCATTCGCATTCTCGGGAATGGCAGCTCTCATTTACGAGGTGATCTGGACGAGAGAGCTCTCACTGATTTTCGGTTCGACGGTTTATGCGGTTTCCATGATGCTTACCGCTTTTATGTCTGGACTTTCTCTGGGTGCGTTTGCCGGTGGCAGATGGGCAGATAAAAGCAAGAATCTTTTTGCTTTGTTTGGTAAGCTTGAACTTGGCATAGCGATATTTGGTCTGCTTACAATACCGCTGATTCAAGTGCTTCCAACGCTGTACTTTTTTGTCTACAACACTACAAGGCCTGGCTTCTTTTTATTCTTCTTCTTCCAGTTGCTTCTATCGTTTCTTATTATGCTCATCCCAACAACATTTATGGGCGCGACCTTTCCAGTCGTTGCAAAAATTAATACTGCCTCTATCGAAGAACTTGGCAATGATGTAGGTAATGTCTATTCGATCAACACGGTAGGCTCAATTATCGGTTCTTTGGGCTCTGGATTTTTGCTGATTCCTTTAATCGGCATAAAAGGAACTACCTTTGTTGCGGCGGGCTTAAATCTTTTCGTCTCGCTGACAATGATCATCGTCTCAAAATCATCCGTCGCCAGGAGATCTTTTATGGCCGGAGCCGCTATCCTGGTTATTGTAGGAACTTCTGCAGCAGCAATCCACCAGCCGGCAATCACTCATAACTTTTACCGCATTGCAGATTACCAAACGTATGATGAATATAAAGAGTATATGAAAAACATTAATACCCTTTTCTTTGCCGACGACATTCATGGTCGGGTTTCTGTCTTTGAAGTACCAGGCGGTGAGAGGTCTCTTGTAAACGATGGAAAAATTGAGGGATCCAACACACAATACGACCGCCAGGTCACATCGCTTCTTGCACTCATCCCGATTATGAGCACAAGGGGCGCTAAATCCGTGCTTGTAATCGGGCTTGGTACCGGCCTGACTGCGCATGCCGCTCTTTCTGAGCCTGGTGTCCGGGTCGACATAGTTGAGATAAATAGATCGGTTCTTCAAGCATCGCGCTATTTTGTTGGCGACTCTGTCGAGAAAAACCGCCGGGTGCAGCTTTTCTTTAACGATGCGCGGAACTATCTTTTTGTAACCGATAAAAAATATGACGTCATAACTTCTGAGCCAAGTTATCCTGTCTCAACCCATGTGTCTCACCTTTTTACAAAAGAGTTCTTTGAGCTTGCCGCCAAACGACTCAACAATGGAGGCGTCTATTGCCAGTGGATCCCCCGGTATATCATGAAGAACGAAGATATGCTTATGATGTTTAAAACTTTCTCCTCAGTATTTCCGCAGACGTATGTCTGGGGAGCCAACTATGGGGCAAATGAGGCACAAGACGTCATGCTTGTTGGCGTAAATGGAGACAGAAACCTTAACGTTAAAGAAATCGAGAGAGCTGTGCGGGAGGCTTCCCAAAGTAGATTATCGTTTGATCAGCTTCAGTTTAGCTTCTTCGCCGATCCATCGGCAGTCCGCAAACTCGTCTGCGGGACACTTCCCAGCGGTAAGCCTATCCCTATAAATACCGATGACCGCCCAATTCTTGAATTTGTTGCCCCCAGAAACCATATTGAGTTCTTTGATCAGGGCGCAAACGGCTTTTTCTAA